CCATGGGAACGGCCCCCAGGTGGGAGATATCCTGATCCAGAACGAGGTCGCCCGTAACGAGGTCCCTCCCATGCCCTTGGACGTGTGCGTAGCGGAATCTCAGGGGCTCGTCGGCTTCATGCTGCAGCAGGCCCTGACCGAGGCGCTGCGCAAGGCATGCTGCGACCGCATCGTTCCCTGCGTCCTCACCCGCGTGGTGGTGGACGAGGAGGATGGGGCCTTCAGGGAACCAAGCAAGCCGATCGGCCCGTACTATGGCCAGGTGGAGGCAGAGAGGCTCACCAACGAAAGGGGCTGGCATCTCCATGAGGACCCCTCGCGGGGAGGGTGGAGGAGAGTGGTACCCTCTCCCCGACCCATCACCATCGTGGAAGCACCGGCGATCGGGCGGCTGGTGCGCAGCGGCAACGATCTGGTCATCGCCGTAGGGGGAGGGGGCATACCCGTGGTGTGGAAGGAAGGACGCATGGAAGGGGTGGAGGCGGTGGTGGACAAGGACCTCGCCGCCGCCTGCCTGGCCAAGAGCCTAAAGGACGACCTGTTGGTGATGCTGACCGACGTCGAGGGCGCGTACGTGGGATATGGCACCGCTAGGGAGAGGATGCTGGGAACGGTGACGGCAGAGGAGGCTGAGAGGCATTTAAATGAGGGAGAGTTCCCGCCGGGTTCGATGGGTCCCAAGGTGGAGGCGGCGATAGATTTCGTTAGGTCGGGCGGGGAGCGGGCGATAATCACCACACCGGAACTTTTACATACGGCATTGTCAAGTAAGGCGGGAACCCAAATCGTCAACCGGTGAACGTGTGGCCCTTACCATAGATGAACAGATCAAGGCGATCGAGGATGAGATTCTCAAGACGCAGAAGAACAAGAAGACCGAGGGCCACATAGGTCTTCTGAAGGCCAAGATCGCCCGCCTCAAGATGGAGCAGGAAAAGCGGCGCGCGGCCTCGGGCGGTGGCGCTCAGGGATACTCCGTGAAGAAATCGGGGAACGCCACCGTCGCCCTGGTGGGCTTCCCCAGTGTGGGGAAGTCGACCTTGCTGAACAAGCTCACCGGCGCCAAGAGCGAGGTGGCCGCATACGCTTTCACCACTCTCGACGTCATCCCTGGAATAATGTATCACAAGTTCGCCAAGATACAGGTACTGGACATGCCCGGCCTGATCCGCGACGCTTCTCGCGGAAAGGGTCGTGGAAGAGAGGTCCTGGCAGTGGTGCGCACATCGGACCTGATCCTGTTCGTGATCGACGTGTACGACATGAACATCGACGTTCTGGTGAACGAGCTCTACAACACCGGCATCCGGTTGAACACCCATCCTCCCAACGTGGTCATCACCAAGACCGAGAAGGGAGGCATCGAGGTCAAGCCCACCGTGGCCCTGACCAAGATCACGCAGGAGATGGCCTCGGACATGGTGGGCGCCTACGGCTACGTGAACGCCGAGGTCATCATCCGCGAGGACATCGACGAGGAGCAGCTCATTGACGTCCTGACTGGCAACAGAGTCTACCTGCGATCGGTCACGGTGGTGAACAAGATCGACCTTGTGGACGAGGTGCACTTGCAGAGGATCAAGGAGAAAATGCGCGCATGGGACCCCATCTACGTTGCCGCCAACAAGGACCTGGGCGTGGAGGACCTCAAGGAGGCCATCTACAAGAAGCTGGACTTCATACATGTGTTCTTGAAGCCTCAGGGGCAGGATGCCGACATGAAAGAGCCCATGGTCATCATGGGAGGCTCCACCGTGGGGGATCTGTGCGACCGCATCCACCGGTCGTTCCGCCGAAACTTCCGCTATGCCACGGTTTGGGGGAAATCCGCCAAGTTCCCCGGTCAAACAGTGGGCACGGAGCACGTCCTGATGAACGGCGATATCATAACCATCGTGGTGAAGCGGGGCGGCGAGTGAAACAGGGTCCGCTGCCACATTGACGGGGAAGCGGGCTAGTCCGATCGGCGAAGCACCGAGATAATGTCCTTCAAAGGTCAGTGCATAGGCGGATCAGCTTGTCTATCTGCACGGCCATGGCGTCCCTGATGGCCAATGCGTCAGTGCCCCTCTCCCGGCTCGTCCGCTCCAGGTATGAGGGGAACCAGCTGGAGACATGGTTGGAGGGCTGGGGGAGGAATACGAACATCAGCCCTTCGGGCGGATAATGCGTTCTTACCCAGTTCTGGGCCACATCTCCCAGGGCTACTATCCCCTGGACGCCCTCTTCCAGTAGAGCGTCGACCTCTTCTCGCACGAGATCTCGACCGCGGTCCCGGCCCTCTTCCTGGGGCGACGGGTTGAGGTATACCAGATGTCCGTAGCGGAACAGCTTATGCAGCTGCTCCATCTTTTCTTCTTCTTGGGCATCCCACATCTCCTCAAAGAAGCGCTGGACCCTGACCAGGAGCCTGCCGGGCTCCCCCGCCGCGAAGATCATCCTCCTGGCTGATTCCTCGTCAAAGGTCCTGCTGACATGATAGATGGGTATGAGGCCGGGAGATGGGGACTCGGCCACGATAATGACCTTGACCGTGGGTGGACGGGGCACCACTACCCGGCTCTCTGTCGGCCCGCATGCTTCGTTCCGACCTTTTCTTGCACCTTCCTCACCCATGCTCATCGATATGGCGCATGGGATAGCGTCGATTAATCCTTTCCCTTTTTAGGCCAGGTGAGCGGCAGGAAATGATTTTATAACCTCATCACATGTTGGCGGCGATGATTCAGAGGCCCCGGGGGACCCGCGATTTCGGTCCTGAGGAGATGGAAAAAAGGCGCTCTCTGGAGAGCAGGATGCGGCAGGAAGCGGCCTTGTTCGGATTCCGTGAGGTCGCGACACCGATCTTCGAGCATACCGAGCTTTTCACCATCAAGTCTGGCCCTAACGTCGTGGAGGAGATATACGCCTTCACGGACAAGGGAGGTCGGGACATTTCGTTGCGCCCGGAGCTGACAGCACCGGTCATGCGCTTCTACGTCAATGAACTTACCAATTACCCGCGACCCCTCAAGATGTTCTACTTCGGCCAGTGCTTCCGCTACGAGCGTCCGCAGTCAGGCCGGTTCAGAGAGTTCTACCAGTTCGGTGCCGAGCTCATAGGAAACCCCGGACCGGAGAGCGATGCCGAGGTCATCGCTCTGGCCGCCTCGATAATGAGGCGGGTGGGGCTCAAGGACTACCACATCCGGATTGGCCACATAGGCGTCCTCCGGGGGCTTCTGGCCAGCTCAGGGGTGGAAGGGGCCTCGGCAGCGCCCATCCTCCAGAAACTGGACAAGAAGGAGTATGAGGAGGCATCGGCACGTATGGCCGAGGCCGATATATCCGCCGAGGAGGCGGAGAGGATAATCGAGATCACCAAGACCTCGGGTCCCAGGGATGTATTGGACAAGATCCAGGGGGAGGCCAGGGACCATCTCCTGGAGGTCTTCAAGATATTATCCTACTACGGGTTCAACAATGTGCAGGTGGACCTGGGGGTCGTCCGCGGCCTAGATTACTACACAGGGATGGTGTTCGAGATGGATGCCCCTGTCCTGGGCGCGGAGAAGCAGATATGCGGCGGAGGATCGTATTCCCTGACAGAGCTTTTCGGTGGGGAGAGGACCTTCTCCACGGGTTTCGGGATTGGCTTCGACCGCACGCTCCTGGCGCTGGAGAGGGAGGGCTACCAGGCCCCGTTCCATGTCATTGACGCTTTCGTGATACCGGTAACCCCCTCAATGAAGGAGGAGGCTTTCCAGATAGCGGCCCAGCTGCGGAGGGAAGGTGTACCGACGGAGATCGACCTAATGGGCCGAAGCCTCTCCAAGAACTTCAAGCACGCCGCCTCCCTGAACGCCCGCAAGGTCATAATTGTGGGGGAGAAGGAGCTGGCCCAGGGAGCCGTGGCCATAAGGGACATGTCATCTGGGGATCAGAGGTTGGTCAGGAAGGAAGACCTGAGGTCAGAGTTCCAGTAGATTGAAAAGTGCCCGGGACCGGCGCATGTGGGGATTCGGAGGAAAAACGACTGTTCAGGAGGAGAGTTGAGCAACCGACCCCGGGCACTAAAAATATCTAATATAGCTCTTCTATATAAGTTTTGTTCCTGAGCTGAATTCATCTATCGATATAATCGCTGTATGCCGTTATGCAGATACGACGTCTAGGGTCCGATCTTAGTCTTCTGTCTCTACATCGAAGTAAATTCGCATTAGTGCTCGGTATTCCACGATCCTGTCATCCTTCACCTTGCACTCGGTCTCCACCATCCTTGCCCATCGTATCCCGCGCACGGTCTTTGCGGCCACTTCGATCGCGTTCTGGGCGGCCTCATCAAAGCTCGAGGAGGATATGCCCACGACCTCGATGATTTTCTGAACCATATCCATCACTGAAGAGGTATAGTGACTTATAACACAATTAAGGATTGGGTCGTCCGTGGGGCTGCAGGGACCTCATAACGTCCTGCTCCCGGTTAAGCAGCTCGTCCGCCCGGGCCACCATGGGATGCTCCCTCCGTACGTTCCGGAAGGTGACCTGTCTGAACCTGGCCATACGCTCCCTCAGCTCATTGAGGAACGGCTGCAGGTTGGAGGCCTTGCACCGATATTTTCCGTTGACCTGGCGCACCATGACCTCAGAATCGCTGATGACCTCCACCTCGGTAGCCCCCAGGTCCTCGGCCTCCTTTAGCGCTGCTATCGCCCCGCTGTATTCCGCCTCGTTGTTGGTCATCCTTCCCAGGTAGCGGCCGTATTCCCTGATGACCCTGCCCGCTTCATCAGTGATCACTACCGCGAAGGCAGCGGGTCCGGGATTGCCCCGCGAGCCGCCATCAGTGTAGATGAATAGCTTCATCCTGGACCTCATGCTTTCCCAGGCCGGGGAGCCCTTAAGGTCTCCGTCCACCGGTTCTCATCGTCAACGAGGACGATGCGAGGCTCTATGGGCGCGTCCGCCAGCTCGAAGGCCATGATGATCAAGCGGTCGCCCACACGGACCAGTCTGGCAGCGGCCCCGTTCACGCATATTATGCCCGAGCCCGCCTCTCCGGAGACCACATAGGTCTCGAACCGTGCCCCGTTGTTGACGTCGGAGATGAGAACCTTCTCACCTGGCCATATGTCCGCCTCCTCCAGAAGAGAGCTGTCTATGATAATGCTCCCGATGTAGTCAGGGTCGGCCTGAGTGACCACGGCACGGTGGATCTTACCCCGAAGGAGAACGCGCATGATTGCATTGATGGTCCTTTAGTTGAAGAAACTTTTCCTTGAAGCATAACCAGGCTCGGAGGTTTACCGTGAGAGCATATTAGAGATGTATCTTCCACCATGAAGAAGTTATTTTAGCGATATGTCTATCTGCTCCTGCTCATCGGCCTCACAGGGCCGTTAGCTAGACAAGGGGATAAACATGAGCAAAAAAGCGATAGCAGCAATGTTGGTAGTGGCCGTGCTGGTAGTGGCCAGCGCAGCGGTCGCTATGATATATTTGAACAAGGACAACGCCAGCGATGGCACCACGGGGACCATATCCGTCCTGGACGACCGAGGAAAGGCCGTGAACCTGACGGGAGCACCAGAGAG
Above is a window of Methanomassiliicoccus sp. DNA encoding:
- the arcC gene encoding carbamate kinase, translating into MTTAVVAIGGNAILKKGQPATRENQQRNLEETCRHIASIVEAGYNITLTHGNGPQVGDILIQNEVARNEVPPMPLDVCVAESQGLVGFMLQQALTEALRKACCDRIVPCVLTRVVVDEEDGAFREPSKPIGPYYGQVEAERLTNERGWHLHEDPSRGGWRRVVPSPRPITIVEAPAIGRLVRSGNDLVIAVGGGGIPVVWKEGRMEGVEAVVDKDLAAACLAKSLKDDLLVMLTDVEGAYVGYGTARERMLGTVTAEEAERHLNEGEFPPGSMGPKVEAAIDFVRSGGERAIITTPELLHTALSSKAGTQIVNR
- a CDS encoding GTP-binding protein — protein: MALTIDEQIKAIEDEILKTQKNKKTEGHIGLLKAKIARLKMEQEKRRAASGGGAQGYSVKKSGNATVALVGFPSVGKSTLLNKLTGAKSEVAAYAFTTLDVIPGIMYHKFAKIQVLDMPGLIRDASRGKGRGREVLAVVRTSDLILFVIDVYDMNIDVLVNELYNTGIRLNTHPPNVVITKTEKGGIEVKPTVALTKITQEMASDMVGAYGYVNAEVIIREDIDEEQLIDVLTGNRVYLRSVTVVNKIDLVDEVHLQRIKEKMRAWDPIYVAANKDLGVEDLKEAIYKKLDFIHVFLKPQGQDADMKEPMVIMGGSTVGDLCDRIHRSFRRNFRYATVWGKSAKFPGQTVGTEHVLMNGDIITIVVKRGGE
- a CDS encoding histidine--tRNA ligase; amino-acid sequence: MIQRPRGTRDFGPEEMEKRRSLESRMRQEAALFGFREVATPIFEHTELFTIKSGPNVVEEIYAFTDKGGRDISLRPELTAPVMRFYVNELTNYPRPLKMFYFGQCFRYERPQSGRFREFYQFGAELIGNPGPESDAEVIALAASIMRRVGLKDYHIRIGHIGVLRGLLASSGVEGASAAPILQKLDKKEYEEASARMAEADISAEEAERIIEITKTSGPRDVLDKIQGEARDHLLEVFKILSYYGFNNVQVDLGVVRGLDYYTGMVFEMDAPVLGAEKQICGGGSYSLTELFGGERTFSTGFGIGFDRTLLALEREGYQAPFHVIDAFVIPVTPSMKEEAFQIAAQLRREGVPTEIDLMGRSLSKNFKHAASLNARKVIIVGEKELAQGAVAIRDMSSGDQRLVRKEDLRSEFQ
- a CDS encoding dodecin domain-containing protein, with product MVQKIIEVVGISSSSFDEAAQNAIEVAAKTVRGIRWARMVETECKVKDDRIVEYRALMRIYFDVETED
- a CDS encoding ribonuclease HI family protein; translated protein: MKLFIYTDGGSRGNPGPAAFAVVITDEAGRVIREYGRYLGRMTNNEAEYSGAIAALKEAEDLGATEVEVISDSEVMVRQVNGKYRCKASNLQPFLNELRERMARFRQVTFRNVRREHPMVARADELLNREQDVMRSLQPHGRPNP
- a CDS encoding aspartate 1-decarboxylase gives rise to the protein MRVLLRGKIHRAVVTQADPDYIGSIIIDSSLLEEADIWPGEKVLISDVNNGARFETYVVSGEAGSGIICVNGAAARLVRVGDRLIIMAFELADAPIEPRIVLVDDENRWTETLRAPRPGKA